The window ACGTGGTTCAGTCTGGTGCCTTAATCACACTCCCCCCTTTGAGAGAAGTGGCTAGGCCTGAAATGCAACGAAATTCATTACCTGTTGATGGAAatcttgatgatgaagaagaatggATCACTGTTTATGGGTATGAAAAATCTTGTTTCTTTCCATCACTGTTTATGGGTCattgattaattattacatGAACTTCAAAAGATTGGATTTTTGATTCTCAGAAAATTGGTTTTACTTCCATTGAAAAAGTTCTTGACCAGGCCAGCTTTTGCTTATTTATTTCAGGTTCTTACCAGGAGATACAAATTTAGTACTGAGGGAGTTTGAAAAATGCGGTGTGATCCTAAAACATGTGCTTGGTCCACGGGCTTCTAACTGGATGAACATTCTTTATCAGGTTTCTTTTCTAACATTATTATGGGTTCTCAAAAGTTAACTACTTACTTGTTCATACATGAATTTGTTAGATTTGGTGTTTGGTTTGTAGAGTCGGGCAGATGCTCAGAAAGCGCTAAGTAGAAATGGGTTGCAGATTAACAGTGTTTTAATAGTTGGAGTGAAGGCAGTTGATCCTGGTCAACATCAATCTCTGAATGAAAGGATGAACAATAATCAAGGTTTCGTGCCATTGCCTCCTCGTCCATCGTTTGGAAAAAACTCGAGTGGAAACGCAATTAAGTTATCTTCTCGGCCTTATTGTCTTCAAAATGGAAGTGCTAGTAGTAATTCTCATCAACCAGGAAGCACCATTGCCACACCAGCTAAGTCAGCTGTGTCTAAAGTTATGAACTTGATGTTTGGGATCTAGCCTAGGCATGGCAATGAGGCCTAATGGGGGGTAGGGTACCCGAAGGAATAGAACAGTTCAGTTCGggtatttagttttaaatttctGTTTGGGGCAATTTTGGGTCGAAACAGAGGTAACTGAAAAAATAACCGGACAAACTGATACctgaaattttcatttttttagttttaagttTCTGTCATTGTTCTTAATCAATTGTTCGGTTAGGCTTTTTATGTGCAACTGTAAGTGAGATGAGACGAAGGAGATGAAATTGTTTATCATTCAATATTTATCATTGCAATGAATTCCTACAAGTATTTACTATAACTTCACACTTTcttaatgattataaataagcccttatatcaaaatttataatagtaTACAAAATGCAAAATATTTGCATTACTTTTGGATCATAAGTTTCATAGCAAACTGTTACAAAATAAAGAACTTcataatattacattttaagAGCCAACAAAATACCACAATTTAGGTTGTAATAGATCCAATCTAGCTAAACCCTCAACTCATCAATCCTTTTCTTTAGCTCTTCCTTCTTAGCTCCCATAACCACATCAATCATTTCGCCCATTTTTACAAGCACAAATGATGGCATCGCCTGCACTCCATATTCTCTAGCCACGCCCTGAACACATACAAAAGAATTAATTAACAATCGAcacaaaaatgaagaaaaataaaattaatttaccgGCAGCTCGTCCACATCAATCTTGATGAACTCAACATCAGTGTATACGGTAGCTAGTTCCTCCAAGAATGGCTCCATGAGGGCACAAGGCCGACACCAAGTAGCGGTAAAATCAATGACCAtctgaataatatttttgttaataaatagaAACATCGCATGGACAATAGAAATGATTAAAATCATAATGAAATTTTCAATGATTTCTTACTAGCTTGTTAGTAGCTTTGTAGGAATCAAAATGGGACCTCCATTTTGATAAAGAATGGAAGGCAAGAACCTGGCCTGACTCATTGGAGTTGTTGGTTTGATCATGATCATCCATGGATGTTGAGTATTCAGCTCCCATCTAGCTATAGAATTAAATGAAGTGTTGATTTTTTATGGCTTGGAAATAAGGCAGATGGAAGCTTTTATACATAGAATATGAGATAGGGTTATGGAGGTATATAGTAGTGGAGATGGTGGAAGAAATCAAAACCATGTACTCATTTAGCATATGATTCGACTTTCAAAGTGTATGGAATCTCTAGTTTATGGACCATTTTGGTTTTCCTAAAAATTAGAAAGACTTGTATCAAtggatgataaaaaaaaaatgaataaaaaataaaagagatgaCATATAAATGGGAggaaattttgagtaaaaactTGAGAGTTCAGAATGAGATGGGATTACACATAAAtaattgttagaaatcttgttttgaaataacagaaatatatatataaattgtgttacaaatagatgaaataaataaaatatatgaaaaacaatatcaccgaataaattgttgattcgaggcatgtgcttagcacatttcccttaaaacagttccaccgtctccccatgtgctagagcttatcacagatggctgtctcccagggtacaacgaatctagtagtgattcagcaccgaaatcactacacaacgagcttgataaagtacctgaactatcaccgggtttcaacggaaaaatcgaacgaagaactcgaagaacactcacaaaacaagaagaaggcttttggaattctagagtgagaaagatgaaggatgaagtgtttgtaaaatgaaataatgaatggtatatattgctgagaattaaacctgtaaataaaaccattcaaacgtttattagcaataaatattgctcattcatttgttaattaatccataactaattaacatcagcctatacgttgatttgcagaaatgcaatgttagacattcaatgctaatgctagctaattgaagagtccatacgttagccaataggccaattaaagctaaatgtttatcctaacattatgctttaattttctaattaggcattaaatattaattaaacaattaatatttaattataatttggattaaatttaccgttaattcacgtttgaatttgtgtgaattttatttgattttatttatttacaatcttatttccattcattaatggaattagcttaattccaacaataaTCCACTGTTCATGTCAAGTATACACAAAAAGAACATGTGTCAAATAAAACTcgaaaggaaaataaaaaaataatgaaataaaaataaaaccaaaagaGGTTACAATATAAAAGGAAAATTATGGTTCCATTACTAGAAAATTACACcaaatttctcaaatattaattttcatatcTCAGATACTTCTACTCTTACACCAAATTTCccaaaaagaaagataaaaaaaggcaaacaagaaaaaatatataaaaaagacaCAATTCTAAGTTGATCCAAGGAGGTTGCTAAAGAGTCCTTCTAGCCCCAGAGATTTGGGCTTCCATGgttaaatttgaacttataactaaataaaatttttaattttcattttcaaccattCTAATagtcattttatatttacaaaagtaATTTAactgaatattttattttttttatgaaatcgGTTGCCCATAAATTGGACTGCTCTAACTCGTGGACTTGTCAGGTTTAACCCAGGGACGATTACAATGTCTCTTGTCGAAGAAAACAGACTTCTAAAATAATCATGTAAATTGAACTATAATAAATTTAGTTAgagtttttcataattttttatgtttctttttaataacaagatttaaaaataaaatatatagcgTAGTTTTTAAGGTCGAATCTACGTTAGGGTTGAGACGGATCAAACtcatcataaaatataattttttaattaagccttaaatacataaatttaatcAATGGCAACTTGACTTGAACATCTCATTCTATACTTCTCAACTTTCTTTAATATATTCTGGCATCATTCATTCAATTTGGACCGAATTTCAAAGAAGGCTCCAAAATGTGTGAACTTATGAGAAATTAGACGGACTGGAAATAGAATTAAGGATACATTTACACCTATtgtctcttaatttttttttattcaagtaAAAAATGAAAGTAGAAGGTTAAATAGGAGCTAGGGGAAATATTAATGGATTAAGAAAATAtgaagattttaattttaaatgttagaGGCATCAAACATatgggtaattttttttttgttagaacaTTGATGTGGGAAAAGAATTTGAAACCATCGTGATCAACTTGATCATAAAGATGAGAATATATCGGGAATtaaaaactatatttaataCTCTTTATCTTGCACCTAAAATGGAATAACTGAAAATCTTTGGTAGAATAAATTTGTATAGAATCAAAagtaaaaatatgtataaataattaaatagatacGGGATATAAACCGTTCAATTTGGTTGTGGAATCTAACCTAGTTAAATCCtgctcttattttatttttttaacacagGAAAATTATTTTGTAGCTGATATTGAAAAATAAGGGATAAAAGCGAGATAATCAATCCCATAATTAACTTTCTTGTCGAACCTCGTCTAAGATTGTGATTTTAATGGAAGGTTGATATAGTCTTTTTAACTTTTTCGATTAACAATAAACTTCACGATTAAAGAGTCCTCATgacctatttatttttttaattaggaaaataatttAGGAGTTTGTACGCCACAATTATAAATTCTTTTTATGAGTTCGGTGTTTGATTACGTGTAAGAAATGACTAAAAGCACTATATCCCACAACGCTCCGAAGGTCTATACTATAACAATTTTGATCTTTACAAGTATATCATTACGCTTACTTTTTAGTTTTTCCGTTTTTCTTGTTTACCTAAAACTAAAGGTGATTGCCAGCATTTGTGTAGATCTTTTGATCGATTTTATGTACATAGACAATCATAAATATGAAAAAGCAAGTAAAGtacaagaaagaaaatatatacaattaaatagAGACCTAAAACAAAATAGAAGAGGTTATGCAAAAATGTCACATACATGCACATCTTAAAAGAGTTCATGAAATCATTTTATGGAAGAGATTTTAATCAATTCAAAATGCTCTTGGTAGATTTATAGAAATTAATATGCCCAATGGTAAGTGTccgcttaagagaccaaaatgtcacatATTCGATTCCATCGGAAAACGTTTTGATTGAAAACGGAGGACTATAGCGGTAGGtggtgtcatgctagttttccttaatatatatatatatatatatatatatatatatatatatatatatatatatatatatatatatatatatatatatatatatatatatatatatatatatatttggataaGAATAATTGAAAGCATATCAattgttatcattttttaatgagtaaataagaaaatataggGTTATGCAAAAAATTTGAAGTAAAAGTATAATCTTTTATAGGTTTGtggtttttatatataattaataaaaaattaaaaggatAAAGCAAACATAAACTTAcgcaaaaacaaatttaaaaccaaaaagaaaaattaaaccctaaaaagAAATCGGAGTTTGGTCAAAATACCAAAATTGTGGCTAAAGAAACAAAAAAGGTCAGTCGCATGAAAAGCAATGGCCGGGCTATCGGTTCAGTCGCTGGCTGAAGCCGTTTCTAAAGGCCAAAGAAGAGTCGACTGCATGGAAAACATTGGTCGGGTACTTGGTTTTGTAATTTGGATTTTAAGGTCGTCTTACCAAGAAGAAGGCATATATATGTTGCTGTCGACGTTTTCCAGTGACGCTTCTAACCCAGAAATAATTCCATTAATTGAAGAATTACAACAACACCCTCATTGTCGACACTTTGAACCAACACAAGTTCATCCTCGTAGTTTCATAAGATATCGTTTTTTAATCATGATAAAGATTTTATGATAGATATTgtgaaaactttattttaaaaaattaaaagttttgagTTCTCATTTAAAAGAATGTAATGGTTAGGTATATTGTCTTCAAATTATACAAAAGGTATAAAAgtatgatgttacaaataaagtAGGATAtacacacaaaaataaaaaataaaataccaaattaagaaattaatttgagaaataTGCTGgatacatttatcttaaaataattttttttttaaatttatcatagATAACTATCTCACCTAGTATAACGTATAATAAATCTAAtcgttattaaaaaaaaatgttacgaGAATTATCTCTTATAGAGGAAGAATGAGAGAAATGATATTGTGTCAAATAAATTTAGagaataaaactatttatattgttaaaatgataaactcataaaataaaatcattcatTAATCTATTCTATTTGATCCAATGCTAACATTGATGACTTTTTGATTGCCAAAAAGGAAGgttacattattttaaattgtttgttaataaattaatatcaataaattaagataagttaataacaattaacaatattaaatatatttaatttatcaattacgtttcaatttattaaatgttaatcaaataataataaataaattaattcaaattatactcaaaattcactctaattttaaatttaaatttcttgtGTATTACATGTGAGTTTAAATATGTACATAAAATTCACTCAAAATGAAAAGGCAACAAAaccttatttattttcatttctccaaataaaaaatataataattttcaataaaaagctATGAAAAGTAGCATAACTACCTAGTATGGAAACCGCCAATAACTTCCCACAAACCCCACCTTTCTCCATGTTTATAAACCCCTCTCTTACCATGTTGAATCAATTAATCTCCATTAAACTGATCTCTAGCTAGCAATTAACCAAAATGGGTTCTCCATTATTCATACTAATCTCATACACAATTGCAATATTTATACTATTAACCCTTCATCACTACGCCGGCGCCGGAGCTATGGAGTTGAAAGTCGGCGACTCACAAGGCTGGATTCAGCCACCACAAAATCAAACCACCATTTACAATCAATGGGCTTCAAGAAACAGATTCCATGTCGGCGATTCTCTATGTAATTAAGTCAtggtttcttttattttcttttcatgtaatgtttttttattattaatccatcttctttcttttcttaaaCAAGGGTTCCAGTATAACAACGATTCAGTTCTAGTCGTTGACAAATTCGATTATTACCATTGTAATTCCGCTACTCCGACCGCCGCTTATGGCGATGGAAACACCACCGTTCGTCTTGATAAACCGGGTCCTGCTTATTTTATTAGTGGGAATATAAGTCATTGCATGAATGGTCAGAGGATTGTGGTTCAGGTTATGGCTATTCGTCCTGACTTTTATTCTCACCCGCCGGAATCTTATGGAGTTGCCGTCGCTCCGTCGCCGTCGATGTCTGGTTCTCCGGCAGTGGATCTTGGGAGTTTGGTTTTGGCTTCTATAGTAGTGGCTATTAGTGTTGCTCTAGCTTAATTAGTAGttagttatgttttttttgatTTGAAAGAACCAttgtgttatttttattatttatttattttgttttgaattctgtcattaattaattaactatttggGAGACATTTATATGATTATGATTGATTCATTATCTTTCACTTAATTCCTTTGTTTTTGTTgcttaattatgatttttttttttttttatgttttttaactTGTATTAAAAATGAATACAAGTCACATAAGAAtactcaaaaatattttcaataacttAAATCGAGTTTTTTTAGTCATCTTATTCGGGTCAAATTCACATTCACATAATCTAGTTATGTAGATTTGATCTCTTTCCCTCAATTTCGatgaacataaaataatatgtgGAATCATTGACCCAATATTGTTCTTAATTAAGAAGTTAGGATAAATGGATTCAAAAACTGATATGTGATGAGTAATTGATGACAATGAAACCAATGCTCCATAGATGTGTGATttaatctttctttcttttttatgaaaattgtcttaattaaaaaataaataaatatgaaatatacaatactaggccTTGTTAGGATtgaggtttttgaaaaaaactagagagggaaaaaagtaatgattggtgatgattttgaggaggtaatgattatttttagtaaaaagacttaaaagtattgatatatatgaatacgAGTGATGTGATTAATtgaaaaactgattttgaatgggttttttaaaaaacccaaagagaacaaggcccTATTGTAGTAATggaaataaaaaagaagttaaaatgaTATCACCAACGGGCAACCATGTCTATAAAAATGACCcgaataaaatcataaataataataatactaaaatatatatatatatatatatatatatatatatatatatatatatatatattaagtttgtaGTTATGCGTTGGTTCAACTAATATACTAAAATTACTAATTATGTTGATAGTGACAgttcttgaagaagaagaaattttaCGAGATTccataaataaattcttaataatcatttgtttttttaaagacaaaaaaaaatcagattgtGTCTATCATACAGTtttcagtttatttttttattttcaaatacttcaccatctctcttttttttataatgtgaGTCACTTAATTAAAagagttatatattattatttgcaAGTATTTCactgaataaatcaaatttgaaaaaagttTGGATTGTGAAGTGATACATTTTTGGAAGatgtgtaattttttattactgaatatatttgtaattttgttactgtaaatttgtaattaaacGTTTATGTAGacaaatgtttttcaaatttttattttcgtgttgtaaaaaaatagtttaactttgatttaacacttttttttttttctccattaaaaaatattatagagaAATTAAAAAGTCATCATTTGCATGGCTCCTTCTAATGACATTTCTAACCTatcatttcatttttcattacacccatttgaattgattatgtattttgtttaatatgatATTCTATTTGGCTGAATTAAAtgtattgttttgaatttttgttaATTCGAATAATACTTTAAATCTTTGGTGAATTATTTAATGCTTGTACCTTCAAATTGTATTAATGATCATTTTTCGAGTCTATGTCTCATTCTTTACAGCAAAGAAAATGATGTTATCGGATCtagacttattttttatttttttaataaaaagttctTGTAATTCATCTTTCATCTAGATGCCCTCTTACAAATATCTTCTaacaatttttatgaatttCTCGTTATGTTGATCATATTTATAGATAGTAagttataatttaacaaaattaaattttactataatacaaaattttgagTAGATATTTTTTCGACATGTTTTTATTAGTTTGATCAACTTGTTCACTTGAATCCTTAGTTATTACAGAATTCACGTTAGTTCATCTTTCAAgtcatagaaaaaatatttgattattggatgatttttattagaattttaatactaacatgtgttattttatattatttattaattattttttacttgtAACTccttaattgatttaattaaaattaattccttaaataaaaagtatataattcaaatttcaagtGCATATCCTATTTTTGAATAGCAAAGAGAACCAAGCACTCCCTTTATATGCTCTAACGAAAATGGAACATTCAATTGTGACATTAGCTTGTAATAACGCTCAGCCACCCGTTCAGATAGACTGGAGAAGGTGGTCTACGGAGTCATGAGATAGCTTCTTCTATGATGCTCTCCCTCTTGTTTGCACCTCCCCGCGTTCTCCTTATGGCTTAATAAAGGAGGATCGTTCTT is drawn from Impatiens glandulifera chromosome 3, dImpGla2.1, whole genome shotgun sequence and contains these coding sequences:
- the LOC124929992 gene encoding mavicyanin-like, whose translation is MGSPLFILISYTIAIFILLTLHHYAGAGAMELKVGDSQGWIQPPQNQTTIYNQWASRNRFHVGDSLWFQYNNDSVLVVDKFDYYHCNSATPTAAYGDGNTTVRLDKPGPAYFISGNISHCMNGQRIVVQVMAIRPDFYSHPPESYGVAVAPSPSMSGSPAVDLGSLVLASIVVAISVALA
- the LOC124931088 gene encoding thioredoxin H2-like translates to MGAEYSTSMDDHDQTNNSNESGQVLAFHSLSKWRSHFDSYKATNKLMVIDFTATWCRPCALMEPFLEELATVYTDVEFIKIDVDELPGVAREYGVQAMPSFVLVKMGEMIDVVMGAKKEELKKRIDELRV
- the LOC124931087 gene encoding nuclear pore complex protein NUP35-like, producing MSSTIQRTPKSGRQSLFFHDLSSPATARREGSGKFTTPGQAAAVSALWRENFATSDLPPPPLFTLEDRADFSPEFGLPDFPTSPEIKSDPRTNRLDAVVSSDSFNNSPPTHHQPPSPQPPQQSPLASLSWWSPGQGAGSVDQEDKGKGSHVNEDVVQSGALITLPPLREVARPEMQRNSLPVDGNLDDEEEWITVYGFLPGDTNLVLREFEKCGVILKHVLGPRASNWMNILYQSRADAQKALSRNGLQINSVLIVGVKAVDPGQHQSLNERMNNNQGFVPLPPRPSFGKNSSGNAIKLSSRPYCLQNGSASSNSHQPGSTIATPAKSAVSKVMNLMFGI